One genomic window of Sporosarcina ureae includes the following:
- a CDS encoding ANTAR domain-containing response regulator, protein MSKRILIAEDESIIRMDLKMTLQDHGYEVVGEAGDGDRAIELAFLHKPDLILMDIKMPKMNGLKASRIIGEQLDIPILIITAYSQKEFVEKAQQDNIVGYLVKPISESNLIPAIEVALHQSDKAKRLKKDVQQAKQEVEKRKVIERAKGILMNMEQLTEQQAFKRMRDTSMSRQMTMESLAMEIIDSHK, encoded by the coding sequence ATGAGTAAACGAATCTTGATTGCGGAAGACGAATCCATCATTCGCATGGACCTGAAAATGACCTTGCAAGACCATGGCTATGAAGTAGTTGGGGAAGCAGGCGATGGGGACAGGGCGATCGAGCTAGCCTTCTTGCATAAACCGGATTTGATTTTGATGGATATCAAAATGCCGAAGATGAACGGTCTGAAAGCGAGCCGTATCATTGGAGAACAACTGGATATACCTATTCTCATTATCACCGCGTACAGCCAAAAGGAATTCGTAGAAAAAGCACAACAAGACAATATAGTTGGCTATTTGGTCAAACCTATATCTGAATCCAATTTAATACCGGCAATCGAAGTAGCTCTTCACCAATCAGACAAAGCAAAACGGCTGAAGAAAGATGTTCAGCAGGCTAAGCAAGAAGTGGAAAAGCGAAAAGTCATAGAGCGGGCAAAAGGTATTCTGATGAACATGGAGCAATTAACCGAGCAACAAGCTTTTAAAAGAATGCGTGATACGAGTATGTCTCGGCAAATGACAATGGAGTCACTTGCCATGGAAATTATTGATTCGCACAAGTAA
- a CDS encoding sensor histidine kinase, with protein MVKSTVEQLCKQHTELTDQDVQILQEMAFSLQTYADLSDSYMFIDCKLKPSNQAIVVAEAFPVGSTPLYNNSVIGKIVFESFEPGVFYSYRNGKKSIIRQAMTQEGIVVDQTVVPIKNTNHQVIGVLISEKQVVSPTPTGNVQKFSVVTETAEDQMTNSGLGVVSDLLMEMLILTDESNRLVYANPSGLRLISEMSEKDDVLNRDLLELLPFLRTVYEQEDDVFVFELTIQRKNLIVKKIRMREKNKSQETLLIIQDITELRTKEKELMMKSVVIKEIHHRVKNNLQTVASLIRLQMRNGMPAESRSSFEETLNRIYSISSVYEIILTKEHADDDDVNIINLTRKICSTMVLNEYNLKVDLIIEPNNNKIVTTSKKAVSIALIVNELIQNSLKHAFQGKEEGIIDVEFTVENDFVEIHVSDNGVGMKNPQTSLGTEIIHNLVTNDLNGEFLYVPREIGTHAVVNFPVGAEVEIFDE; from the coding sequence GTGGTAAAATCAACAGTAGAGCAACTTTGTAAACAGCATACGGAACTGACTGATCAAGATGTGCAGATTCTTCAGGAAATGGCGTTTAGTTTGCAGACTTACGCTGATTTATCGGATTCATATATGTTCATTGATTGCAAATTAAAACCAAGTAACCAAGCAATAGTCGTTGCGGAGGCTTTTCCAGTCGGTAGTACACCGCTATATAATAACTCGGTTATTGGAAAGATTGTTTTTGAATCTTTTGAGCCAGGTGTATTTTATTCTTATCGCAACGGAAAAAAGTCGATCATAAGACAGGCGATGACACAAGAAGGTATCGTGGTGGACCAGACCGTGGTACCAATTAAGAATACAAACCATCAAGTGATTGGTGTACTGATTTCAGAGAAGCAGGTTGTTTCACCGACTCCAACAGGCAATGTACAGAAATTTTCGGTAGTTACAGAAACCGCGGAAGATCAGATGACAAATTCGGGACTGGGTGTAGTTTCGGACTTATTGATGGAAATGCTCATTTTGACAGATGAAAGTAATCGGTTGGTATACGCGAATCCTTCAGGGTTAAGACTCATTTCTGAAATGAGTGAGAAAGATGATGTGCTTAACCGTGATTTATTAGAATTATTACCTTTTTTGAGGACGGTTTATGAGCAGGAAGATGATGTGTTTGTTTTTGAACTAACAATCCAGCGGAAAAACTTAATAGTGAAAAAGATAAGAATGCGTGAAAAAAATAAATCTCAAGAAACGTTGTTGATTATACAAGATATTACCGAACTTCGTACAAAGGAAAAAGAATTGATGATGAAGTCAGTCGTGATAAAAGAAATACATCATCGTGTAAAAAATAATCTGCAAACAGTTGCAAGCTTGATAAGGCTGCAAATGCGTAATGGTATGCCGGCCGAAAGTCGCTCTTCATTTGAAGAAACACTTAATCGTATATACAGTATTTCGTCTGTTTATGAAATTATCCTCACTAAAGAACATGCAGATGACGATGATGTAAATATCATAAATTTGACAAGAAAAATATGCTCAACTATGGTGCTGAATGAATATAATTTGAAAGTAGACTTGATTATTGAGCCGAATAACAATAAAATAGTAACAACCTCTAAGAAAGCGGTTTCAATCGCGCTTATCGTCAATGAGCTTATACAAAACTCTTTAAAACATGCATTTCAAGGCAAAGAAGAGGGGATTATTGATGTGGAATTTACCGTGGAAAATGATTTTGTAGAGATTCATGTGTCCGACAACGGCGTTGGAATGAAGAATCCGCAAACATCTCTTGGTACGGAAATCATTCACAATTTGGTTACCAATGACTTGAATGGTGAGTTTCTATATGTGCCCAGGGAGATCGGAACTCATGCAGTAGTTAATTTTCCAGTGGGTGCGGAGGTGGAAATTTTTGATGAGTAA
- a CDS encoding M20/M25/M40 family metallo-hydrolase, which produces MILVNSMTSDVMNVLLKNEQVQAGLDFLESDNMNTAEEQIEITAIESPTFEEQNRGSVYKKKLQELGIDDVKMDEVGNVFGIRRGTGNGPSLVVCAHLDTVFPAGTDVVAKRIDGKIFAPGISDDGRGLASVLTIIRALNASAIKTTGDLIIGATVCEEGLGDLKGVKHLFDTRDDIDGFISIEPGNPERITYLGTGSKRYIVTYKGPGGHSFGSFGTANPIHALGRAIAEISSLETPAIPKTTFNVGVINGGTSVNTISETASMTIDLRSNEQRELVKLEERVLDIVHKAANAENACWGKNDEVIVECKAVGSRPAGTQSEDSCIVQTALASTIALGFEPVLDEASSTDSNVPIHLGIPAVTLGGGGDAGGFHTLEEYFDPTDAHFGVQKVFLTIIALLGCDGVSNPLLERRR; this is translated from the coding sequence ATGATATTAGTAAATAGTATGACTTCTGATGTAATGAATGTACTTCTTAAAAATGAGCAAGTGCAAGCAGGACTGGATTTTCTTGAGTCTGATAATATGAATACGGCGGAAGAGCAAATAGAAATTACCGCAATTGAATCACCAACTTTTGAAGAGCAGAACAGAGGTAGTGTTTACAAAAAGAAATTGCAGGAACTAGGAATTGACGATGTGAAAATGGATGAAGTGGGAAATGTTTTCGGTATTAGAAGAGGTACCGGAAACGGACCTTCACTAGTCGTCTGTGCACATTTAGATACAGTATTTCCAGCAGGAACAGACGTAGTGGCAAAACGTATAGATGGGAAGATATTTGCACCTGGTATTTCTGATGACGGAAGGGGACTGGCATCGGTACTGACTATCATACGTGCCCTTAATGCCAGTGCTATCAAAACAACTGGTGATCTCATAATTGGTGCCACAGTCTGTGAAGAAGGGCTAGGCGATTTAAAAGGAGTAAAACATCTTTTCGATACACGAGATGATATTGACGGATTTATATCTATCGAACCCGGTAACCCAGAACGCATCACATATTTAGGTACAGGTAGCAAACGTTATATTGTGACGTATAAGGGACCTGGTGGACATAGCTTTGGGAGTTTTGGGACAGCGAATCCAATCCATGCACTTGGTCGTGCGATTGCTGAAATATCCTCTCTGGAAACCCCAGCAATACCTAAAACCACCTTTAATGTGGGAGTTATAAATGGAGGGACCTCTGTCAATACGATTTCAGAAACAGCCTCCATGACAATCGATCTTCGTTCCAATGAACAGCGAGAATTGGTTAAGTTGGAAGAGAGAGTTTTGGATATTGTACATAAGGCTGCGAATGCAGAGAATGCATGTTGGGGAAAGAATGATGAAGTAATAGTAGAATGTAAAGCAGTAGGTAGCCGGCCAGCCGGTACTCAAAGTGAAGATTCCTGCATCGTTCAGACCGCGCTAGCGTCTACAATAGCTCTAGGATTTGAACCCGTTTTAGATGAAGCCTCCAGTACAGACTCAAATGTTCCAATTCATCTAGGAATCCCTGCAGTTACGCTTGGAGGGGGCGGAGATGCAGGAGGCTTTCATACGTTAGAAGAGTATTTTGATCCAACAGACGCACATTTTGGTGTGCAAAAAGTGTTTTTAACGATTATTGCACTCCTCGGTTGTGACGGAGTTTCCAATCCGTTGCTTGAGCGTCGAAGATAA
- a CDS encoding S9 family peptidase, with amino-acid sequence MSEEEILVDFLKVNSAFQSQAISGKGEFTFLSKFTGKAELWKLNEKNKPEQIIETPDRVMDVYHSPKGDWTVIGMDCKGNEKQQIYAYRIGDEKKELEALVVSPNHFHHIGGWSPNGKFLSFSSNRRGTGLFDVFIVDIDTREIKKVYTHDANCIPVSWINDESLIVSSKVTNIDSVLCIIHIHDGSTSIIGNQDVSSRYEMPIANPLSNEVYVLSDYKEETLHLCKFSADQPGQIEKLLHWEKWDIEEISLSPEKELLAFTLNEGGISRLGLYSPLTQACELADSIPKGVISSMSWLTSETLIFTLKTPVAPGDIWSYDVIRKKVKRQTFIGQSKTVGKLWREPELRTFHSFDGLEIPYFFYNQHESVNQPAVIYVHGGPESQTKAEYNPVVQYLVHKGMAVVTPNIRGSNGYGRSFLQLDDAEKRLDAVKDLACLAKELTESHHVAEDKIGIIGRSYGGFMVLSALTHYPELWAAGVDIVGMSNLKTFLQNTGEWRRYLRESEYGSLEHYSHYFDKIAPMNLTDKIKAPLLVFHGRNDTRVPVSEAQQLVDDLQSRNSPVKFIVFEDEGHHTEKTSNQITMHMETVAFFDRYLRV; translated from the coding sequence ATGTCGGAAGAAGAAATCTTAGTAGACTTTTTAAAAGTGAATTCCGCTTTTCAATCACAAGCTATTTCTGGAAAAGGTGAATTCACGTTCCTGTCTAAGTTCACAGGGAAAGCCGAACTTTGGAAGTTGAATGAAAAGAATAAACCGGAACAGATTATTGAAACGCCTGATCGTGTAATGGATGTTTATCACAGTCCAAAAGGCGATTGGACTGTGATTGGCATGGATTGTAAAGGAAATGAAAAACAACAAATATATGCATATCGCATTGGTGATGAAAAGAAAGAATTGGAAGCTTTGGTGGTGTCACCAAACCACTTCCACCATATCGGGGGCTGGTCTCCTAACGGCAAATTTCTATCCTTTTCGAGTAATAGAAGAGGTACAGGTCTTTTTGACGTGTTTATTGTTGATATTGATACTAGAGAAATTAAGAAAGTATATACGCACGATGCAAACTGTATACCGGTAAGCTGGATCAATGATGAAAGCTTAATTGTAAGCAGTAAAGTAACGAACATCGATAGTGTGCTGTGTATAATACATATCCATGACGGTTCAACAAGTATTATTGGAAATCAGGATGTTTCTTCGCGATATGAAATGCCGATTGCCAACCCGCTTTCAAATGAGGTGTATGTATTAAGTGATTACAAAGAAGAGACCTTACATCTATGCAAGTTTTCAGCAGATCAACCCGGACAAATTGAAAAACTACTTCACTGGGAAAAGTGGGATATAGAAGAAATCAGTCTTTCACCTGAAAAGGAGTTACTCGCCTTTACGTTGAATGAAGGAGGTATTAGTCGTTTAGGACTTTATTCTCCACTAACACAAGCCTGCGAGTTAGCCGATAGTATTCCTAAAGGCGTTATCAGCTCCATGTCGTGGCTTACAAGCGAAACTCTTATCTTTACGTTAAAAACTCCTGTGGCGCCGGGAGATATTTGGAGTTATGATGTGATTCGAAAAAAAGTGAAACGACAAACTTTTATTGGTCAATCAAAAACTGTCGGAAAACTTTGGCGTGAGCCGGAATTACGTACGTTTCATTCATTTGATGGATTGGAGATTCCTTACTTTTTCTATAATCAACATGAATCAGTTAATCAGCCAGCTGTGATTTATGTACATGGCGGGCCTGAATCTCAAACAAAAGCCGAATACAATCCCGTTGTCCAATACTTAGTGCACAAGGGAATGGCTGTTGTGACACCAAATATTCGTGGTAGTAACGGTTATGGCAGATCATTTCTACAACTGGATGACGCTGAAAAACGCTTGGATGCGGTTAAAGACCTGGCTTGTTTAGCGAAAGAATTAACAGAGTCACATCACGTGGCTGAAGACAAAATTGGTATTATAGGCAGAAGCTATGGCGGCTTTATGGTCCTATCTGCTTTGACACATTATCCTGAGCTGTGGGCGGCAGGGGTCGATATCGTCGGTATGTCAAATCTGAAAACATTTTTACAAAACACAGGAGAATGGCGCAGGTATTTACGTGAGAGTGAATATGGTTCATTGGAACACTATAGCCATTACTTTGATAAGATTGCTCCTATGAATTTAACGGATAAAATTAAAGCTCCTTTATTAGTTTTCCATGGACGTAATGATACACGGGTGCCAGTAAGTGAAGCGCAGCAGCTAGTAGATGATTTACAATCACGTAACTCGCCGGTGAAGTTTATTGTTTTCGAAGATGAAGGCCATCATACAGAAAAAACTTCAAACCAAATTACGATGCATATGGAGACTGTCGCATTCTTTGACCGATATTTACGCGTATGA
- a CDS encoding ABC transporter ATP-binding protein has translation MLQQNESERKVLLEVKGLKKYFPVKGSMGMLKSNQQVVKAVDDLNFTLYEGETFGLVGESGCGKSTTGRTIMRLMEPTEGEAIYRENDIFQQSHKEMRKTREEIQMVFQDPYSSLNPRKRIGKTLEEPLIIHGLGERKEHTERVMEIMQKVGLQLDHYYRYPHEFSGGQRQRIGLARALIANPKLIICDEPVSALDVSVQSQVINLLQRMQKEFKLTYLFIAHDISVVRHISDRIGVMYLGNLVETAPTEKLIENPLHPYTQALLSAIPMPNPRIKRERITLKGEIPSPLNPPSGCVFHTRCPFAMDKCKEIKPQSREIEKEHFVSCHLYE, from the coding sequence ATGCTACAGCAAAATGAGTCAGAACGTAAAGTTCTTTTAGAAGTGAAGGGATTAAAGAAGTACTTCCCTGTAAAAGGTTCAATGGGAATGCTAAAAAGCAATCAACAAGTTGTAAAAGCAGTGGATGATTTGAACTTTACGTTATACGAAGGTGAAACGTTTGGTCTCGTAGGAGAATCTGGTTGCGGTAAAAGTACTACCGGTCGGACAATCATGAGATTGATGGAGCCTACTGAAGGGGAAGCAATTTATCGGGAAAACGATATTTTTCAGCAGTCGCATAAGGAAATGCGTAAAACTCGTGAAGAAATCCAAATGGTGTTTCAAGATCCTTATTCATCATTGAATCCAAGAAAAAGAATAGGTAAAACATTGGAGGAACCTTTAATTATTCATGGGCTTGGTGAGCGGAAAGAACATACTGAGCGTGTGATGGAAATTATGCAAAAGGTCGGTCTTCAATTAGACCATTATTATCGATATCCTCATGAGTTTTCTGGTGGACAGCGTCAGCGAATTGGTTTGGCTAGAGCGTTGATTGCAAATCCAAAGTTAATTATTTGTGATGAACCTGTCTCTGCACTTGATGTTTCGGTCCAATCGCAAGTTATCAATTTATTACAGCGCATGCAAAAGGAATTTAAACTGACGTATTTGTTTATCGCCCATGATATTAGTGTGGTTCGTCATATTTCTGACCGTATTGGCGTCATGTATCTTGGTAATTTAGTAGAGACCGCACCTACAGAAAAGTTAATTGAGAATCCATTGCATCCTTATACACAAGCACTTTTATCTGCAATACCTATGCCAAATCCAAGAATTAAAAGGGAGAGAATTACATTAAAAGGTGAGATTCCATCTCCTTTAAACCCTCCTTCTGGTTGTGTATTCCATACGCGCTGTCCTTTCGCAATGGATAAGTGTAAGGAAATCAAACCGCAAAGCAGAGAGATTGAAAAGGAGCATTTTGTTTCATGTCACTTATATGAGTAA
- a CDS encoding ABC transporter ATP-binding protein has translation MAGNKLLDVRNLKTHFNTETGRVTAVDDVSFHVNSGEILGVVGESGCGKSVTSQSILRLFDEKYLVEYEGEIIFRGDTDLLKLSQSEMRDARGNEISMIFQDPLSSLNPVLTIGFQIAESIMLHQKVSKEEAYKQAVEMLKLTGIPAPEKRVHDYPHQLSGGMRQRVMIAMSLACNPRLLIADEPTTALDVTIQSQILDLIKDLNERFNMGVVFITHDLGVVAELCDRVVVMYLGQIVEEADIYSLFENPLHPYTKGLIKSIPQMDGDRGEELHVIKGIVPSLDNVPQGCRFAARCEFADDLCRTKVPELEVASDSKKVRCWHFEEIANREGAAEYATAK, from the coding sequence ATGGCTGGAAATAAACTATTGGATGTTAGAAACTTGAAGACGCACTTTAATACCGAGACGGGACGTGTAACTGCTGTCGATGACGTATCATTTCATGTGAACAGCGGGGAGATATTAGGTGTAGTAGGGGAATCGGGTTGCGGGAAAAGTGTTACATCCCAGTCTATTCTGCGATTATTTGACGAGAAATACTTAGTTGAATATGAAGGAGAAATCATATTTAGAGGAGATACGGATTTGCTGAAGCTGTCTCAATCTGAAATGCGAGATGCCCGTGGTAATGAAATCTCTATGATTTTCCAAGATCCACTCAGTTCATTAAATCCGGTATTGACAATCGGGTTTCAAATTGCCGAGTCGATTATGCTGCATCAGAAGGTATCCAAAGAAGAAGCGTATAAGCAAGCTGTGGAGATGCTAAAGTTGACGGGTATTCCCGCGCCAGAGAAAAGAGTACATGATTACCCCCACCAACTATCGGGTGGGATGAGACAACGTGTAATGATTGCAATGTCCTTGGCTTGTAATCCCAGATTATTAATTGCTGACGAGCCAACTACAGCTCTTGACGTAACAATACAATCGCAAATATTAGACTTGATAAAAGATTTAAATGAGCGGTTTAATATGGGAGTTGTATTTATCACGCATGATCTTGGCGTAGTGGCTGAGCTTTGTGATCGTGTAGTTGTAATGTATCTAGGACAAATTGTTGAAGAGGCAGACATTTACAGCTTATTCGAAAACCCGTTGCATCCTTATACTAAAGGGTTGATTAAATCAATCCCGCAAATGGATGGTGACAGAGGAGAAGAACTTCATGTCATTAAAGGGATTGTACCGTCGTTGGATAATGTTCCACAAGGCTGTCGATTTGCGGCAAGATGTGAATTTGCGGATGATTTATGCAGAACAAAAGTGCCTGAACTCGAAGTAGCGAGTGATAGCAAGAAAGTCAGATGCTGGCATTTTGAAGAAATTGCAAATAGAGAGGGGGCGGCGGAATATGCTACAGCAAAATGA
- a CDS encoding ABC transporter permease encodes MNLIQENNVLQDEFIEAKKRLKKQQRTLMVRRIMRNRGIVIGGITMIFLLLLAIVGPFLISYGPYEMIVTDRLQAPSAAHLLGTDNFGRDLLTRMAYGARVSLSVGLSVAALACFFGMIFGLLASYYRALDNILMRICDGLMAIPGVLLAIALVAALGPKKENVIIALTIVFIPNVARVVRSAALVVREETYIEAIRAQGAKTWRIIVLHIAPNTIAPLVVQASFIFADAIITEAALSFLGAGIPAPEPSWGNILHDGKVVIFSAWWMTVFPGILIVLSVLGLNLLGDGIRDYIDPHTRK; translated from the coding sequence ATGAATCTTATTCAAGAAAATAATGTATTGCAGGATGAATTTATAGAAGCAAAGAAGCGTTTAAAGAAACAACAAAGAACTTTGATGGTCAGAAGGATCATGAGAAACCGTGGTATTGTAATTGGGGGAATCACGATGATTTTCCTATTATTATTGGCTATTGTCGGTCCCTTTCTCATTTCTTATGGACCCTACGAAATGATTGTAACAGATCGCTTGCAAGCTCCAAGCGCTGCACATTTGCTTGGTACAGACAACTTTGGCCGAGATCTGTTAACAAGGATGGCATACGGTGCGCGTGTATCGCTGAGCGTTGGCTTATCAGTTGCTGCATTGGCATGTTTCTTTGGAATGATTTTTGGCCTGTTAGCGAGCTATTACCGCGCGCTTGACAATATTTTAATGAGAATATGCGATGGACTTATGGCGATACCAGGAGTTCTTCTTGCAATTGCTTTAGTGGCAGCACTTGGACCAAAAAAAGAAAACGTAATCATCGCGTTAACGATTGTATTTATTCCAAACGTAGCACGTGTAGTACGGTCAGCAGCGCTCGTCGTACGAGAAGAAACATATATTGAAGCAATACGTGCTCAAGGGGCAAAAACTTGGAGAATTATTGTATTACATATTGCACCAAACACTATTGCACCGCTAGTAGTTCAGGCATCTTTTATTTTTGCTGATGCCATTATTACGGAAGCGGCTCTAAGTTTCCTTGGTGCAGGAATTCCGGCACCTGAACCCAGCTGGGGTAATATCTTGCATGATGGCAAGGTAGTTATATTTAGTGCATGGTGGATGACGGTATTCCCTGGAATCCTGATTGTGCTGTCCGTCTTAGGGCTTAATTTACTGGGTGATGGAATTCGCGATTACATTGATCCGCATACACGTAAATAA
- a CDS encoding ABC transporter permease, producing the protein MRSYFINRLLSLIPVLFIVSVIIFMIIHLTPGDPAAMLLGEEASEQQIQDLREELGLDLPIITQYGHWILNALQGDLGTSYFMKQPVIDAIMSHLAPTVSVAIIAAFISLIISIPIGILAATRRGTNTDRTVMGISLLGMSVPSFLLGLFLILLFGVKLQWLPVAGYQPLSSGFVEHIKYLILPSIALGSMHAALIARMTRSSLLEVLNMNYIKTARSKGVSEFLVVMRHTLRNSFLPILTVIGQTLGALIAGAVVTETIFNIPGIGQLIINSVERRDYAVIQGVVLFVTCTYVFINLIIDLLYGVVDPRVRLNKK; encoded by the coding sequence ATGAGATCATACTTTATAAATAGATTACTATCTTTGATCCCTGTTTTATTTATAGTTTCCGTTATCATTTTCATGATTATTCATTTGACGCCCGGTGATCCGGCAGCAATGTTGCTGGGAGAAGAAGCGAGTGAACAGCAAATTCAGGATTTACGAGAAGAGCTTGGCTTGGATTTACCCATTATTACGCAATACGGTCATTGGATTCTAAATGCGCTGCAAGGTGATTTAGGAACATCTTATTTCATGAAGCAACCCGTGATCGACGCGATTATGAGTCACTTGGCACCAACCGTTTCGGTAGCTATTATTGCAGCGTTCATCTCATTGATCATTTCGATTCCGATTGGTATTTTGGCTGCAACACGTAGAGGAACGAATACGGATCGTACAGTGATGGGTATTTCTTTACTCGGTATGAGTGTACCCAGTTTTTTGCTCGGTCTATTCTTGATATTGCTGTTCGGTGTTAAACTTCAATGGTTACCTGTAGCAGGCTACCAGCCATTGAGCTCAGGATTTGTTGAACATATTAAATATTTAATCTTACCCTCTATTGCTTTAGGTTCTATGCATGCGGCATTAATCGCCAGAATGACTCGTTCCAGCCTATTAGAAGTTCTTAATATGAACTATATTAAAACTGCTAGATCAAAAGGTGTAAGCGAATTTCTAGTCGTAATGAGACACACATTGCGTAACTCTTTTCTTCCAATATTAACCGTTATCGGACAAACATTAGGAGCACTTATTGCCGGTGCTGTCGTAACAGAAACAATCTTTAACATTCCCGGTATCGGTCAACTTATCATTAACTCCGTAGAACGCAGAGACTATGCAGTCATTCAAGGTGTTGTTCTGTTTGTTACATGTACATATGTATTCATCAATTTGATTATTGATTTACTTTACGGTGTAGTAGATCCGCGTGTTCGTTTGAATAAAAAGTAA
- a CDS encoding ABC transporter substrate-binding protein, translating into MKKISILLWAFALLFALAGCGKDSGKTAEGISEAPDGGEVKVAMSAQPPTLDVQLTTSTDAIDVAINIYETLVAQNSKQQAEPMLAEKIEKSDDGLTYTFELRKGVKFHNEKEMTSEDVVASMNRWLEKSSRALLLLEGTKFEATGDYTVEMKLQTPVTDVLDIMAGRGQFPAIMPSEVIASAKEDGVTENIGTGPFKFVEWKQDQFIRLEKFDQYTAAEGDSDGLVGDKKPHLDAIEFHIVTDSSTRLAGIQTGEYDIALNMPFDSYDQLINTKNLNTFSSFDSGTISVAYNKKTGVMSNQAIRQAINEGIDANSIMLAAVGNEDLYKLDAGYMSPENEDWATDAGSESYNQNDPQKAKKMLKDAGYKNEEVVVYSTKDYDHHYNAAVVLKEQLSQMGVNAKLEIYDWPTLLEKRSNPDNWDLLLVGTGYVTTPSQLLVLNPTYSGWTDDEKITASLEEIRVAETKEDALAQWSDLQAYMWNDYLPHTLFGHYASIITTTDKIENVEILNTALLWNVKKNN; encoded by the coding sequence ATGAAAAAGATTAGTATTTTATTGTGGGCATTCGCTTTACTATTTGCACTTGCAGGGTGTGGTAAAGATAGTGGGAAAACAGCAGAAGGAATATCAGAAGCACCGGATGGCGGAGAAGTGAAAGTAGCAATGAGTGCTCAACCACCGACGCTGGATGTTCAATTGACTACTTCAACAGACGCAATTGATGTTGCGATCAATATCTACGAAACACTTGTAGCTCAAAATAGTAAACAACAGGCAGAACCTATGCTTGCAGAAAAAATAGAGAAAAGTGATGACGGACTTACATATACATTCGAATTACGAAAAGGAGTCAAATTCCACAACGAAAAGGAAATGACTTCTGAAGACGTAGTAGCTTCTATGAATAGATGGTTAGAAAAATCATCCCGCGCTCTGCTTCTCTTAGAAGGTACAAAGTTTGAAGCGACTGGTGACTATACAGTCGAAATGAAATTACAGACTCCGGTAACTGATGTACTGGATATTATGGCAGGCCGTGGTCAATTCCCTGCTATCATGCCATCTGAAGTTATAGCTTCCGCAAAAGAAGATGGCGTAACAGAAAATATTGGTACGGGCCCATTTAAGTTTGTAGAGTGGAAGCAAGACCAGTTCATCCGTTTGGAGAAATTCGATCAGTATACAGCAGCTGAAGGCGATTCGGACGGTTTGGTTGGAGATAAAAAACCACATCTTGATGCGATTGAATTCCATATCGTAACAGATTCTTCTACTCGACTTGCAGGTATTCAGACTGGTGAATACGATATCGCATTGAATATGCCATTTGACAGCTATGATCAATTGATTAATACGAAGAACTTAAATACATTCTCCTCTTTTGATAGCGGAACCATCAGCGTTGCGTATAACAAAAAGACTGGTGTAATGAGTAATCAAGCCATTAGACAGGCAATTAATGAAGGGATCGATGCTAACTCCATTATGCTTGCAGCAGTAGGAAATGAAGATCTATATAAACTGGATGCTGGCTACATGAGTCCCGAAAATGAAGATTGGGCAACAGATGCGGGAAGCGAGAGCTACAACCAAAACGATCCCCAAAAAGCGAAAAAGATGTTAAAAGACGCGGGCTATAAAAACGAAGAAGTTGTCGTTTATTCTACTAAAGACTATGATCACCACTACAATGCAGCAGTCGTACTAAAAGAACAACTTTCACAGATGGGTGTCAACGCGAAGTTAGAAATATACGATTGGCCCACATTACTGGAAAAACGCTCAAACCCTGATAACTGGGATCTTCTCCTTGTTGGTACAGGATATGTTACGACACCATCTCAGTTGCTGGTGTTGAATCCGACGTACTCTGGATGGACAGATGACGAAAAAATTACGGCTTCACTTGAAGAAATTCGTGTAGCGGAAACAAAAGAAGATGCCTTGGCGCAATGGAGTGATTTACAAGCGTATATGTGGAATGATTATTTACCACATACATTATTCGGACACTATGCTTCCATCATTACTACTACAGATAAAATAGAGAACGTCGAGATCTTAAATACAGCATTACTTTGGAATGTAAAGAAAAATAATTAA